agacactggacacacacatggtgcacatacatccatacatggaaaatccatacacataaaaataaaaataaaaccataaaaaattTCACTGTGGCAAAAAATGAATGAGAGGTTTGAGATAAGACCTCATGTAGCCCAGCGTAAACTCtccatgtagctaaggatgacctttaaCTCCTGATGGGTCTGCcaccacctctcaagtgctgggatttcaggggTGCACCACAACACccagtagttgtttttttttttttttcttttctttcctttttttatgaagtgctggggattgaacccatcaTTTTGTGCATACTGAGCAAGCATTCTGCCAATCGAGCTAGACCTCCAACCCACCATATAATTACTTATTACCAACCTCATGTCCTTGGTTTAATTTCtggttgctgagataaaataccctgacaaaagcaactttttgtttgtttgattgtttttgttttatttttgtagacagggtttctctctgtatttttggtacctgtcctggatcttgctctgtagaccaggctggcctcaaactcgcagagatcctcctggctcttgcctcctgagcgctgggatcaaaggtgtcaccactgctgcccagcccgGACAAAAGCAGCTTTAAGGAAGAATGGGCTTATTTAGGTCCATGTGAGGAAATTAAGACAGGGATTTGATGCAGTCactcacatccacagtcaaaaaGCTCATAGTTCAATGgtcaagaggagagaaaaaatgaatacatacatgtgtgGCTTATTTCTCcatgctattttttattttattggattatttttgttgttgttttaagagagtcttactgtgtatccTTGACTCTTCTataactccctgtgtagcccaggctgactcagagttcatagagatctgctctgcctcccaaatataAGGATCAAAAAAAGCAagtactaccacacctggtttatgttcTTCACTCTTATACAGCCCAAGATTTCCCACCTAGAGACTGAGGCCACCCTCAGTGGCCTGTTTCTTCCCACAGCAATTAGCATAATCAAAATAATCTCCCACAGACCAACGTGACCTACATCTAGACAGTTTCTCATAGagactttcttcccaggtgattctagactgtACCAAGTTGATGATGAAAATTAACCTCAGAAAGCCACACACCTCAACATTTCTGAAATGTCCTATTGGTTATCTTATAGAAGGGATTCAATTAGGATGTAAATATCAGGAAATGAGAACCACTATTTATAATTGGTAtttttgcagtactggggatgaaacccagagtcttacatatgctaggcaagtagaCTACCCTTGAGCTCCACTCTTAGCTTGAATTATGTATATTTAGTAATGGCAACTTATTGTGGCGGCTAATAGCACAGCTGTGAGTCAGACAGTCAGACTTCAAATCCTAGCTCTGTCTAGACAATTGTGTGAAGATGGACAGATACACAGCCTCTCTTTCATCCTGTTGTCATCTATAAAGTCAAATAATTATAACAGCTGCCTCCCATGGAGCTGTTGCTAGGATGAAATGAATATATAATCACTTGAGTATATGAAATACACAGCAGATCTTGGGTACTGTTTTTGTTATAAACATCCCTCGCACCAGAAGATCAGTTCATTTCTTCCTAACCTTTCCTCCAGAAGTCTCCATGATCAGAGGTGGAAAACAGCATTCATGACACCATGTCCTTCCTGGGACTGACGTCTTTTGAAGGCTGTAATATTCTTCATTCTGCTGCTAGAGTCTAGCAACAAAAGACCTGTTTCCTTTCCTGATGACAGATCAGTCtggtctttcttttctctctccctccctctctaactccctcccttttccctccctccctccttcccttccctccttcctgttaGTGTTGGAAATAAAACCTAGTGTCTTGTGCACAGCAAAGAAATGCTCCAGTAATGAActttatctccatttttttttaatctcacacagtcatactggcctcaaactgaccaTATAGCTATGGATGACTTCAAACTCCTGATACTGATGCCTATATAACCTAAGTGCCAGGatcataggcatgtaccaccatgcccagtttatctGGTACTAGGAatagaatccagggcttcatgtatgttaagtttctatcaactgagctccatcctcaaACCAcctatgtttttttgttgttgtttgatttgttttcttttttcttttttcttttttttttttttttaccctccaTCTGCTCCTCTTGCTCCACCCACGtcttgttgttttcatttttgcatttggtggtggtggtgggggttgtgtgtgtgtgtgtgtgtgtgtgtgtgtgtgtgtgttaaatattaatttaatgttgttttgtgtgtctgtgtgtgtctctgtgtttgtgtctctgtgtgtgtatgcatgtgtctctgtgtgtgtattcgagtctatgtgtgtctgtgtgcttgtgtgtgtatgagagagacagacagacagacagagggtagcctgaccttgaattcctgatcctcctgcttcaatctcccaagtgctagagttacaggttgtAGCACCTGTTgggttctgtgtgtatgtgtttgaatgtgtgtggctGCAGGTGTTTGTGTGgggtgagtgaatgtgtgtgtacatgcttgtggaggccaaaggaagtTGTTGGATATTTTTCTAGCTCTTCCTCCACCTTGTAtcttgaggcagggcctctcaacTGGACTTAGAGCTAGTCAATTAGGCTAGTCTAACTAGTTAGTGTGTTCTGcagatcctctgtctctgcctcttgagagccAGGTTACAAACAGGGCACATGCCAGCTCTgcatttacttgggagctggggtTCCAAACTTTGATCCTtatacttgtgtggcaagtgctttacctactgactcatctcctcagcctctggtttttctttttaaaacaggcTCCCATATGTCAACCAAATATAAGTTGGCCTTATACCTAACTATGTAACCTAGGCCAGCCTTGAATTTGTGGTCCTCTTGCCTAAACCTCCTAAACCCTGGGCTTATAAtgtcttagttttttgttttttatgatgaaagaaacttaaggaagaaaggatttatttcagctcaacTTTAAGGTTGAACATCATCTTGGGGAAGTCACAACATCAGTCATACACtgtcctcatcaaagaagcagagagcaagggaTGAAGTATGCTAATGATGATCCTATTTTCTCCACTCttctattttttagatttttagatttattttattaatgtatttaatgtttatgtatatgtatcatgtgcatgcctggtgcccaaggaaatCAGAAAGGCGTGTCAAATCCCCTATAATTGGAAttaaagatgattgtgagctgccatgtaggtgctagggactgaaccctgTTCCTCTAcaggagcaacaagtgttcttaactctCTAGCTTCATTCTCcatttttcgtttgtttgtttgtttgtttgtttaattatataatattttatttaaaaattttgcttttatggggttggggatttagctcagtggtagagcacttgcctagcaagcgcaaggccctgggttcggtcttcagctccgacaaaaaaagaaaaaaaaattttactttttcagaGTCTGATTTCTCATGAGCAATTCTCACAGTGGGAAAAACACTTTAGTACTCAGTCTCTTACTTGTGGACAGCTTATTTCTGCACAAGGGACACTTATCTGAAGAGTAAGCCTGTTTGGAATCTGTAATATTTTAACCCACCTACAAAGAACTCCCTAAACTGAACTTCTTTAAATTCACCTTTCCTCGAATTCCTCCCCAAGACTTAAGAAAAGTCAGTTAATTGGAGACATCAGTACCTCTGATTTGAAGTTCCCCAGATGCTCAACAGCTGGGGCCAACTAAACCGAGTGGGAGGCTCCAAATGGAAGACTTTCCAATTTCATGCCCTGGGTtcgttcagttctcagctccggGGGCACAGAAACAAAGCTAGGAGTGTATGAAGACCAGGAAACACACATTGATATGGCCCTAGCACACTGAGAGCACATAATAGGTGCTTACAGAGTGACTGCAATGGCTTGGTAAGAGGGTACATTCCAGAAAGAAGTTTTCAGGATAAAAGCCAGAGCCAGCTCCAGGTCCCAAGAGGACAGGAGTCTTTTGTAATGGTTGTACCCATCAGGTGCCTCTTGCTGTACTCTCTGAAGCATGGTACTAAAGAAGTCCATGAAAAATACATGGAGAAAAGATTATGggatcagaggctggagagatggctcagtggataaagtacttgcccCACAAGTGCAAGGAATGAATTGAtttccagaacctacataaaagctgggcagaCATGGTAATCTCAACACATGGGAAAACTGGTGAGCTTCAGGTCCAAGAAGAAATCATGCCTTAATAAATAGAGAGCAATGATGAAAACACCATCAGCTTTGCTCttccatacacatgtacacacatgcaaggGCATGCTCACTTGAACATATGCGTGCCCATACATATGTtaatttgaacacacacacacacaccacacaaaaagaCTGTCAGGTTAACAAAGTAATTgcttgtttccttgatttttttaaaaaatattttatttttcaagttttaaggtttattttgttttatatgtattagtatttttgtttgcatgtatgtatgtgttctttgTGTGTGCTTGGTGTCCCTGGAGTTCtaagaagagagcactggatcccctggaactggagttgcacaTGGATGTGAGTCATCATGGGGTTGCTGGGACCCAAATCCAAGTCCTCTACAAGAATGGCAAATTCTGTTCTAagttgctgagctatctctctagccctcaagattttattttatttttaattatgtgttatgtgtgtgtgtgtgtggttatgtgcacatacatgtaggtagctgaggaggccagaagatggcatggGGTCTTCTGAAACCGATGTCTCAGACAGCTATAAGTCCAATGTGTGTGCTAGGAAGCAAACTCATCCTGCTAGAGCGGCACATACTCTTAACCTCtaaaccatctttccagtccctgtcTCTCCCACTTCCcgatctctccctctccctccctctccctctccctccctctccctctccctctccctccctctccctccctctccctctccctccctctccctctccctctccctccctctccctctccctccctctccctctctctttctctactctTTTACTTAtattgtgtatgcacatgccacAGAAAACTTggtgaggtcagaggataattctttttttttttttctttttttttttttagtttttcaagacaaggtttctctgtgtaacagctctagctgtcctggaactagctctgtagacaaggctggccttgagttcacagagatctgcctgcctctgcctccagagggctgggattaaaggtgtgcacccagaggataacttttgggcgtcctttctctccttccaatatgtgggttccagggactgaactcaggtcatcagacttagaagcaagcatctttactcactgagtcatatGATCAGCCccagttttgtttcttgagacagattctcttcaTGTAGCTTAGATGGACCTGAAATCCTGACCCTCTTGCTACTGTCCTCTACGTGCtgacagacatgcaccaccacacccaggttggtgatttttctctttatggGCTGGCATGGAATAGCTATGTCCTGCACCCAGGGGATGCCTGAGGTAGACAAATGGTGGACATGTGAAGGTTTTTCTGAAGGTTTTCTGCctgctctgtctgcctgccaCTCCTTCCGCGATCAGTCACCCTGGCAAATGGCCCAGCTGGTCAAGTGTACAAGCAGTGGCCTGCACGTCAGCCTTGGGGCATGCAGTTTCAGATTCCAGAAATTTGCTGCTGGCTCCCAGCCCTGCTGACTCAACTTGGGGGTTTTTCAGTCAGTCTGCCCTAAGGGTCTTCCTGGCAGGCAAGTTTTCTGTGCCAGGTTCCTCTTCCTAGCAGGCTAGAGAACTGGCAGGAAAGGAGCTGCACATACAAACTTGTTGAATGAAAACTTAGCCATGCATCAGCCTCACCAAGGTCCTCCTTTGTCTCAGCCTTGTCCCCCTCTCCCCTGCTCGTTGCTACGGTTTATCCACAAACTAAGGAACTCAGTGCAGGGCCTAGGCTGTGTGGAATGAGGGAATGGATGGGTGTGGAAAGGAAGTCTTTCCTTGATGTTCCCTAGGttgcttgctttttaatttttgtgtgtgtgtgacaattttttaaattgtgtgtgtgtgagtgctcaaTGAGGTCAAAGCCATGTCACCTGGATGTCAcaacaggtggttgtaagctgtaGCTCTCTAGCTCCTCcttgctttttggttttattttattttatttttattttgttgttgttgttgttctgtgacAAGGTCCTCCTTGCTGACCTGGTacttcactgtgtagaccaggctggcttcaaactcacagagctccctccaactgcttctgcttctggggtgctgggattaaaagtatgcaccactgtgaattattttttgttttggttttttgagacagggtttctctgcatagttctggtgcctgttccctgcctcccgagtgctgggattaaaggcttgttttgtttttttaaacaagatctTGCTGCTTCAAccttgactggtctggaacttactaaaCAGGCTAGCTCCTAGCTTACACTATTTTCCtgactctggctcctgagtgctgggattacagatgagtgCCACCGATTTTGTTGATACTGTTGTTGTTTGGAAACCTGGTTCAgagtagcccagactgacttcaaactcactgtgcagtTTAAGATGAATTGCACACCCTTCTGCTCCATGTCCCAGAGCTGGGACGACAGGCCTGGCCTCAGGCACGGTTCTTGCTTTAATGCAGTAAATTCCAAACCCCTGGCGGAGGAGGGCAGGCAACAGCAGAAGGCCTGGAGTTGTAATCTGTATGATGATGTAGGTAGAAATCCCAGCAATAACAGCACTGACAATTTGGTCAGGAAGAGACAACTAATTAAACAAGGGCGTTAGTGACCCTCACAAAGACGTCGGCAacgacgggggggggggggggggggggagtggcgGGGGCAAGGGTTCCTGCCTCATCCGGAGATTGTTGATCTCAGGATCTCAGGAAGCCTCCAAGCACCCGAGGCAAGGTTCTGTAACTCCCCCAACTTGTCATTTGAATTCACCAGACCAGGGAGAAACCTCTCTGCCACGTAACTATGCCCTACTGCCCTACCGAGCTTCTGACTTGGGAAGGGATCAGTCAAGAAGGCATCTACGTCCTGATTGACTTGTACACCCTTTCATCCATTGAAACGCGGATGCGGGGCTAGGGCTTGGAATTTCCGGGCTTAAGAGTGGACCGTGcaccgggaggtggtggcggacgcctttaatcccagcacttgggaggcaaagccaggcggatctctgtgagttctaagccagcctgggctaccaagtgagttccaggaaaggcacaaagctacacagagaaaccctgtctcgaaaaacaaaaaacaaaaacaaaccaaaaagaaaaagagtggaCCATGCAGTGCAGAGACAGTCACATCGCTCACGGGGTCGCGGGGGAAGGTCAAGCAGGCATCCCCAAGGATTCTTCACCCCGACACGCACACACCTCGTAACTACCAGGCCTGTGGCTCCCAGCACCCCAACACTTGTCCGCTTGCCCCGCCCTCGGCACTCCCCGGGCCCCGCCTCTGAggctctccctcccactcccacactGCTTTATAAAATGGGGCGTTGGGTGCAACCGGGAAAAGCTGATCGACTGGGAGCTTCAGGACTTCTGCAACGGAGCAAGTCTGAGCCTAAGTCGGCTTCCCCAGAACTCCAGCTACTGGGTCTCAAACCCCTGTGTTCCGGAGTCCTAGCGTCGCCGAACCCAAGGCCACCCCCCCACCGGGAATCATGCGCTGCGCTCCGACTGTAAGCGCAACCTTGGTGCTGTGCGCAGCTACTGCGGGGCTGCTGAGCGTGCAGGGACGCCCTGCACAGCCTGAGCCGCCGCGCTTCGCGTCCTGGGACGAGATGAACTTGCTGGCTCATGGGCTGCTGCAGCTCGGCCACGGGTTGCGCGAACACGTGGAGCGCACCCGTGGGCAGCTAGGAGCACTGGAACGCCGCATGGCTGCGTGCGATAAAGCTTGTCAGGGACCCCAAGGGAAAGACGCACTTTCCAAAGACCCTGAGAGCAGAGTCCCTGACAGCCAGGCGGCTCCTGAGTCTCTGCAGAGTTTGCAGGTAGGCGCACCCACTAGGGGGCTGGCTCCTTAGATTCCTTTTGGGTCTCCCCTACAGACAGTGCATTCTTGTGCACAGGAATCGGGCGGGGAGGGGCCTCAAAGAACCAACGTGTGAAAAGATGGAAGGGAGAGTGAGTAAGGGGAGGTTGCAGACATAAAGCCAAGTCTTCACCGGTCTTACATATCTCCAGACACAGCTCAAGGCTCAGAACAGCAAGATCCAGCAATTGTTCCAgaaggtggctcagcagcagaAACACCTAGCTAAGCAGAATCTGAGAATACAAAACCTTCAGAGCCAGGTACTCACCCCAGGGCTTGGCCCAAGTCGGAAAGAGACAAAACGAGGGGCCAGTAGTGGTGGAATGTGGCTAACAGCTGCTATAGCATAAGCCAAGAGACCCAACCACCCTTTTCTTATCTTGTCTCAGATTGGCCTCCTGGCCCCCACACACCTAGACAACGCAGTGGCCAAGACTTCCAGGGGAAAGAGGCTTCCGAAGATGGCCCAGCTCACCGGCCTGACTCCCAATGCCACCCACTTGCACAGTGAGTGTTTCTGGTGTTGGATGTCACCCCGCAACTCCCAACCCCTCCACCTGCCATTCGCACCTTACCCCTCTTGCCAAGTCCAccttaataagaaagaaagagactctGAACTTGGGTGCCTGTGGGCTCACTAGGTTGTAGTCAAGGGCTTTTAGATGTACCACCCTCCCCACTTCTGATCTTGGTTGGCCAGGCCACCTCACCCTTTTTCCCTAGCAAAACTCTCCCCAAAATCTTATTAGCCACTAACCAGAACAAAGGGAGACAGACGATAAAGCACTGAAGTTTCAGGGGTGCTGGGAGATAGTGATGTAGCTCAGGTACATCATCCTGAAAggcccaagtgtgtgtgtgtgtgtgtgtgtgtgtgtgtgtgtgtgtgttgtgtttcgAGGTTTGGAACCCTCCAAGGTCTCTTGGTATAGATAAAAAAGAGAGCAGCAGAGTAAGGACACCTCCTACTCCAGCTCCCAGAAGGGACACGTATTCTTACATCTTTATACCTCTTCTGTCCTCAAAGCCCCCATCcagtcatatatacatatagaccCCACAGTTTTTGCAATCACAATTTCTAGGTCCTATATTGTGTATGTCCAATACTTAGTTTCAAATTGCAGTGTGAGGGGGCGggagtgcacacatgtgtgacaGAGACAGCGAGAGGTTCCCAGGTCCAACCCTGAGTTCTCAGCCATTCTCTCACCCTGCTTGACCCAGTGGCTGTCCACAGCCAACTGGGTGAAAGTTTGGATATACCCCTTCACACCCTAGGGGTAGTTGCTGGCTTCTAGCCTTTAGACTTGTTTCCTTCCCTGGCTTTTACCCAGGTATGTACTTGGGCATGGTGAGGGTCATGGGGGAGCTTTCCCGGATCAACAGACACAGGTTCTGGCTAGGTgatgtggaggaagagaagggcagGAGTGGTTTTGTGGGTTTGGGACTCCTAGACTCAGCCTAGCCAAGTAGGGGAAAGTTCGGAGCCGGGAGAGACAAACAGCTGGCCCTAATGGAGACCACATGCATGGCTTGGCAGTGTGCCTGTCCTGATTGGATGAGAGGAAAGTAGGGGAAAGGGATCTGCCCAAGGGATTGGAAAGTGCCCTTCCCATCTTTCTGGGCCTGCCCCTACTTCTGGCAGTGTGAACTGGGCTGGCTGGCAGAAAGTTCCTGCATGCCCCTCCCCCCAGTGACCTTTCTCCTACTTTTCCTGGCTGGGCTGGGGGAGGTTCTTCCTGAGTTTAGAGGCCCTGTGAAGGCCaagttccttctctcctctcttttccttctcttcattccTGCCCCCCTTCTTCTGGTAGCAGAGACAGCCATATtccaccccaacccccagcctcaGTCTCACCCTGTCCTATCTAGGCACAGTCAGCATCCCCTACTAACTAAACCAGAGCTCAGTCAGCTCTTCTCTTGAAGGATCTTACCCCAGATCCATCCCATCAACACCGGCAGTGTGACAAGGCTTTAGATGCATTCAGGTTCCTATTGTGGACAGAGCTCCTCCTTGTCTCTGGCCTTGAGAAGCCCCCACTCAATGGGAAGAATAATGACACTCCACCAGATGACTTCTCCCCTGTGGGAAAACCTCTGTGTTCACTCTGGGGAGTCTAAGTGGGTTTCAGAGAGTGGAAAGACATCCTTTTAGAAGCTCAGgcccaagctgggtggtggtggcacatgcctttaattccagcacttgggaggtagagccaggtgggtctctgtgagttcgaggccagcctgggctagtgagtcccaggaaaggtgcaaagctacacagagaaaccctgtctcgaaaaacaaaaacaaaaaaaaagctcagGCCCACAGAAAGGAATGGGAAAAGGGAATCCCTGGCATCCCTGTGGCAGGAAGGTGTGATACAAGGAAGAAAGGCTTTATGACCAGAGAGGATGGACAAGCagtgtgggaagagggaggattgGCCAAGGGGCTGGTCCTTAGTGTGCCGCATAGACTATACTGGAGAATGCAACAAGGAGCCAGGAACAAGTTTAGGCAGATGGCCCTGGGGCTCATCCCCTACCATCCAGCCCTCATGCATACCTGTCTCCTGAAATCTCTGGGGGCTTCTCTCCCTTTGTCTACTTTCAGGACCTCCCCGGGACTGCCAAGAACTCTTCCAAGAAGGGGAACGGCATAGTGGGCTTTTCCAGATCCAGCCTCAGGGATCCCCGCCGTTTCTGGTCAACTGTGAGATGACTTCAGGTAGGATGTGCTGGCCCACTAAGGAGCCTATTTGCCATGCACAGTGTTTGTGTCATAACATCCAGCCATGTGTAACTCAatgataaagtacttgcctagcctgGATAAGGCCCTTCcacagcaaacaaacacacacacacacacacacacacacacacacatacaccctatATAGGATGTAGCCTCTAGCCTATATTTtaggatatatacatacatacatacatacatacatacatacatacatacatatacatatatacacatatacatatatatgtatacacacacacacatatatatttccatCTAAAATGCAGACTCTTTCCCCATTGACATGCATCTCGGGCTCAGTGATGGGTTTGGTCtagtggtctacagagtgagctcaaggctagcccaGTGACTAAGTGTAACTCTgtcacaaaataatgaaatataaatgagctggggacatagctcaatgggagagtgcttgccttggaTGTATAAGACCCTAAATTCATTCCTCAGAACCATAGCTAGATATGGTGATGTGTGCCTGTATTTATAATTCCAATActttggaggttgaggcaggagtattgttgaaagttcgaggacagccttgTCTCCATTTAATAAACATGGTCTGGGACtatagctcaattggtaaagtgcttccCTAGAAtgtctgaagccctgggttccacctccaacactgcataaactgggtgtgataGTGCAAGTCTGccatcccaacactcgggaggtggaagcagaagagtCAGGATTTTGAGGTCATCCAtggttatatagtgagttcaaaaaCAGCTTGGGCTGTATataggtcatccttggctacaaaagCATGATCTAGGCCAGTCTAAGATAGAGACCAATTCAAAAATTGACGAAATACAGCTGCAGCTGGTTCCTGCAAGTTCTTGGGACAAAAGTCTCTTCTGATCCCACCCTCTGAGAGAGAAGTGATGAGTTTGTTGCTTTTCCTGGGGTTGTGTGGAAGCATGGTATCAGGCTTGGGAACTAAGTAGGACTGTCAGTTTTCCTGTAAGGAGGGACTTCTGGTGACGTTTTTTGTCTTCCTGGCCAGATGGAGGCTGGACAGTGGTTCAGAGACGCCTAAATGGCTCTGTGGACTTCAATCAGCCCTGGGAAGCCTACAAGGATGGCTTTGGAGATCCCCAAGGTCAGTGTTTCTCAGGAAGCCAGAGttaaggaaggaggaaggggcagaAAAGCTGGGTCCACCTTATGAGATAACTtctcggggctggggatttagctcagtggtagagcgcttgcctggcatcctcagctccaccaaaaaaaaaaaaaaaaagagagagagagagagaaataa
The nucleotide sequence above comes from Onychomys torridus chromosome 21, mOncTor1.1, whole genome shotgun sequence. Encoded proteins:
- the Angptl4 gene encoding angiopoietin-related protein 4 produces the protein MRCAPTVSATLVLCAATAGLLSVQGRPAQPEPPRFASWDEMNLLAHGLLQLGHGLREHVERTRGQLGALERRMAACDKACQGPQGKDALSKDPESRVPDSQAAPESLQSLQTQLKAQNSKIQQLFQKVAQQQKHLAKQNLRIQNLQSQIGLLAPTHLDNAVAKTSRGKRLPKMAQLTGLTPNATHLHRPPRDCQELFQEGERHSGLFQIQPQGSPPFLVNCEMTSDGGWTVVQRRLNGSVDFNQPWEAYKDGFGDPQGEFWLGLEKMHSITGDRGSQMAVQLQDWDGNAKLLQFPIHLGGEDTAYSLQLTKPTANELGATNVSPNGLSLPFSTWDQDHDLRGDLNCAKTLSGGWWFGTCSHSNLNGQYFHSIPQQRQQRKKGIFWKTWKGRYYPLQATTLLIQPMEATAAS